Proteins found in one Paenibacillus wynnii genomic segment:
- a CDS encoding cysteine desulfurase family protein, whose translation MKPIYLDHAASTPVHPEVAGVMLKIMTEQFGNASSVHSFGRAAKKIINGARDVIASSLGCSPEEWVFTSGGTESDNLAIFGAVAVSSEKGKHIVTTKIEHHAVLHTFEILEKEGFSVTYLPVDSTGLVSVDDVRAALRSDTVLISIMFANNEVGTVQPIAEIGELAASRGVLFHVDAVQALGALPITLRDIPVDYMSFSAHKINGPQGIGGLYVRRGAPIHPRQHGGLQERGRRAGTENLAGAAGFAKAVERAVQQLEQKQADSLVLRNKLLGELDIRIGNESYTINGNSKHYLPNITNLSFPEVRTDVMLMNLDMEKISAASGSACTSGSLEISHVLRAMGLSSNLLNSAIRFSTGLGNTSEQMEYVAQKVETILKRLRNRD comes from the coding sequence ATGAAACCTATCTATTTGGACCATGCCGCCTCCACTCCGGTTCATCCCGAGGTGGCTGGTGTTATGTTGAAAATAATGACGGAGCAATTTGGGAATGCATCCAGTGTTCATTCCTTTGGCCGTGCAGCTAAAAAGATTATAAACGGGGCGAGAGACGTTATCGCTTCCTCTTTGGGTTGTTCCCCGGAAGAGTGGGTATTCACCAGCGGAGGCACAGAAAGCGATAACCTGGCAATATTTGGAGCTGTAGCTGTCTCTTCTGAGAAGGGAAAACATATCGTTACCACGAAAATAGAACATCATGCTGTTTTACATACCTTTGAAATCCTTGAAAAGGAAGGCTTTAGTGTGACTTACCTTCCGGTTGATTCTACCGGATTAGTTAGTGTCGATGATGTTAGGGCTGCTCTGAGATCGGATACGGTACTAATTAGTATCATGTTTGCCAATAATGAAGTCGGAACGGTTCAACCCATTGCTGAGATTGGTGAGCTAGCGGCGAGCAGAGGCGTTTTATTCCATGTTGATGCTGTACAAGCCCTTGGTGCGTTGCCTATTACCCTACGCGATATTCCAGTAGATTATATGAGCTTCAGCGCACACAAAATCAATGGGCCGCAAGGCATTGGCGGTCTGTACGTTAGAAGAGGGGCGCCAATTCATCCAAGGCAGCATGGAGGACTTCAGGAGCGCGGACGCCGAGCGGGAACGGAGAATCTAGCTGGTGCAGCAGGGTTTGCCAAAGCGGTGGAGCGGGCTGTACAACAGTTGGAACAGAAACAGGCGGATTCGCTAGTTTTGCGGAATAAACTGCTCGGGGAACTGGATATTCGAATCGGGAATGAAAGCTATACAATCAACGGTAATTCCAAACATTACCTACCGAATATTACAAACTTAAGCTTCCCTGAAGTAAGAACAGATGTCATGCTCATGAATTTGGATATGGAGAAGATCTCCGCAGCCAGCGGCTCAGCATGCACCTCCGGATCGTTGGAAATATCCCATGTATTGCGAGCTATGGGACTCTCATCAAATCTTTTGAATTCCGCGATTCGATTTAGTACGGGTTTGGGTAATACTAGTGAACAAATGGAAT